The Toxorhynchites rutilus septentrionalis strain SRP chromosome 3, ASM2978413v1, whole genome shotgun sequence genome includes a region encoding these proteins:
- the LOC129773448 gene encoding uncharacterized protein LOC129773448: MKIVEQWKLCQLSLNEHRQTRCRFKGHCNVGNCRERHHSLIHPTNSIAPLSTNCLIHNSEQHPVIFRVVPIKLYNGKRTMDVIAFSSYSLMESSVADHMNLGGVWKPIIVKWTAGMSRLELDSKSIDVSVSAKGSKERFLLRNVHTVQQLQLPEQKIRFAEVTNRFKHLYGLPVADCLDGPPRILIGLKHLHVYAPLESRIGKPGEPIAVRTKLGWTIYGPQGNDDPSAGSTGHHESGELTDQDLRELLRKHFTLEESGMSVIVLPESDEDRRARELLEKTTIRVDDRFETGLLWKDDNPQLPDSFPMALKRMKSLERKLAKNPQLEQNVKNQIEEYQLKGYTHVTTPKELSEAEPGKVWFLPLNVVLNPKRPEKVRLVWDAAASVQGKSLNSVLLKGPDLLTSLPSVLCPFHERPVAFGGDIAEMYHQFKIRADDKSAQMFVFRPSSSGPPVIYIMDVGTFGSTCSPCSAHYIKNLNAKDFVDQFPDAVKAIVDKHYVDDYLDSTFTVGEAIKRASEVAVESAVTADNRPSIAELHDTRPACGTADG, translated from the coding sequence ATGAAAATTGTGGAGCAATGGAAATTGTGCCAGCTGAGCCTTAACGAACACAGACAAACGCGCTGCCGTTTCAAAGGCCACTGCAACGTTGGTAACTGCAGGGAACGTCACCACTCACTCATTCATCCGACGAATTCAATTGCACCGCTTTCAACAAACTGTCTCATTCATAATTCGGAACAACATCCCGTCATCTTCCGAGTAGTTCCAATTAAACTTTATAACGGGAAGCGAACTATGGACGTCATCGCTTTCTCATCGTATTCTCTGATGGAAAGCAGCGTTGCTGATCATATGAATTTAGGCGGTGTCTGGAAACCAATAATCGTGAAGTGGACGGCTGGCATGAGCCGACTGGAACtagattcaaaatccatcgatgtgtcGGTTTCTGCAAAAGGATCAAAGGAAAGGTTTCTTCTTCGCAATGTCCATACGGTACAGCAGCTGCAATTGCCGGAACAGAAGATACGATTTGCAGAGGTAACGAATCGATTCAAGCATCTCTACGGTCTGCCGGTGGCTGATTGTCTGGACGGTCCTCCCAGGATTCTCATCGGTCTCAAACATCTGCACGTGTATGCACCACTTGAGTCGCGCATTGGCAAACCTGGCGAACCAATAGCAGTACGAACGAAACTTGGTTGGACAATATACGGCCCTCAAGGCAACGATGATCCATCTGCCGGTTCCACTGGTCATCACGAATCTGGTGAACTAACAGACCAGGATCTGCGTGAACTTCTCCGAAAACATTTTACTTTGGAGGAGTCTGGAATGTCCGTCATAGTGCTTCCAGAATCAGACGAAGACCGCAGAGCCAGAGAACTACTGGAAAAAACAACCATCCGTGTCGATGACCGCTTCGAGACGGGGCTCTTATGGAAAGATGACAACCCGCAACTACCAGACAGCTTCCCGATGGCGCTAAAGCGTATGAAAAGTTTGGAGCGGAAATTGGCGAAAAATCCAcagcttgaacagaatgtgaaaaatcaaattgagGAGTATCAACTTAAAGGGTACACCCACGTCACAACGCCGAAGGAGTTATCGGAAGCAGAGCCAGGTAAGGTCTGGTTCCTTCCACTAAACGTTGTCTTAAATCCCAAAAGGCCGGAAAAGGTCCGGTTGGTTTGGGACGCAGCGGCATCTGTCCAAGGAAAGTCTCTCAACTCCGTGTTGTTAAAAGGCCCCGACCTTCTCACCAGTCTCCCATCAGTACTGTGTCCTTTCCATGAACGCCCTGTCGCTTTCGGGGGTGATATTGCGGAGATGTATCACCAATTTAAAATACGTGCGGACGACAAATCAGCGCAAATGTTCGTTTTTCGACCGAGTTCATCCGGTCCTCCGGTGATTTACATAATGGATGTCGGCACTTTTGGTTCCACCTGTTCGCCATGTTCGGCGCACTACATTAAGAACCTAAACGCGAAGGATTTTGTCGATCAGTTCCCTGATGCTGTCAAGGCAATTGTCGACAAGCATTACGTCGACGATTACCTTGATTCCACATTCACGGTGGGTGAGGCTATAAAGCGGGCCAGTGAGGTTGCTGTGGAGTCCGCCGTTACTGCTGACAATCGCCCGAGCATCGCGGAGCTACATGACACACGTCCTGCCTGTGGGACTGCTGACGGATGA
- the LOC129773447 gene encoding uncharacterized protein LOC129773447, with amino-acid sequence MEVAHSLSSQSCMKAIRRFICRRGAPLQFFSDNGTNFHAASKELVQEVRRIDLECADVFTDARTRWTFNPPAAPHMGGVWERLVRSAKDALKALHDGRKLNDEILLTVLAEAEDMVNSRPLTYLPQESADVEAISPNHFLRGLPSGEREEVHVPTNSEAPTAELVKHW; translated from the coding sequence ATGGAAGTCGCCCATAGCTTAAGCAGTCAATCGTGCATGAAGGCCATCAGGCGATTCATCTGCAGAAGAGGAGCTCCATTGCAATTTTTCTCAGACAATGGTACGAACTTTCATGCAGCCAGTAAGGAGCTCGTTCAAGAGGTGCGTCGTATCGATTTAGAGTGTGCTGATGTCTTCACCGATGCTAGAACTCGATGGACGTTTAACCCCCCTGCGGCGCCGCACATGGGCGGCGTTTGGGAGAGGTTGGTTAGGTCGGCGAAGGATGCACTTAAGGCTCTACACGATGGTAGAAAGTTAAATGACGAAATTTTACTCACTGTGCTAGCTGAAGCTGAGGACATGGTGAACTCTCGGCCGCTCACATATTTACCACAGGAATCAGCGGACGTCGAAGCCATATCGCCGAACCACTTTCTTCGAGGGCTGCCTTCTGGAGAGCGTGAAGAGGTCCACGTGCCAACAAATTCCGAGGCACCGACGGCAGAGCTCGTCAAGCATTGGTAA